DNA sequence from the Peptoniphilus sp. GNH genome:
GATAATTAGAATAATTTTATTACCGATAAGATTAGTGTTGAGTTTGCTCATAGCTTTTTTAACCTTCATATTAAGTTTGAGTACTGCGTTGTTAAGCGTAGTTTCTACTTTGATTTTTATAATTGGAATAGCTAGCATTTTTCAAGGAGACAAGCAAATTGTAATTGAAGCACTAATATTAGCATTTTTATTTAGTCCATTTGGATTACCTAAATTAGGTATATATGTTATTGGATTATTAGAATTATTAAACT
Encoded proteins:
- a CDS encoding CD1845 family protein, whose translation is MRWIIRIILLPIRLVLSLLIAFLTFILSLSTALLSVVSTLIFIIGIASIFQGDKQIVIEALILAFLFSPFGLPKLGIYVIGLLELLNYTIKSI